In Cytobacillus oceanisediminis, the following proteins share a genomic window:
- a CDS encoding MerR family transcriptional regulator → MERETSYKTRKVISIGTVSELTGLSERQIRYYEERKLIFPERSERGSRKYSFLDVETLIDIANKREEGVRTEEIRSELKRKKKKDDQASRSKMIQGQLNAQFGIRKK, encoded by the coding sequence TTGGAAAGAGAAACATCCTACAAAACCAGAAAAGTCATTTCGATTGGGACGGTCAGCGAATTGACAGGACTTAGTGAACGCCAGATTCGATACTACGAAGAGAGGAAATTGATTTTCCCTGAAAGATCAGAACGCGGAAGCAGGAAATATTCTTTTCTCGATGTAGAGACGCTCATCGACATAGCCAACAAAAGGGAGGAGGGAGTCCGAACGGAGGAAATCCGCTCGGAATTAAAGAGGAAAAAGAAAAAAGACGATCAGGCATCACGTTCAAAAATGATTCAGGGTCAGCTTAATGCTCAGTTTGGAATACGGA